The DNA sequence ACGTTGGTCACCACCACCCCGGGCTCAAACATCAAGGCGAACTTGATCATCAACCCCGACTGATTGTGCAGCAAGCGGTGCCACCAGCCGGTGGTGGCGAACTCCGGGATCACCACCGTAACCAGGTCCACCCCCTTCTCCGTGCGCACGGTGCGAATGTAGTGGAGGATGGGCTCGGTCAGCGAGCGCCAGGGGGACTTCAGCACCGTCAGCGGCATCCCGACGCGATAGCGCAGCCATTGCTCCTGCACGCGGGCGGTTTCGGCGGGGTCAATCTCGACGAATACCGCCTGGCATTCGGGATCAATGGATTTCGCATACAGGACCGCGTCAATCACCCCGCGATGCAGACCGGGCACCAGCACGATCACCGCGTGACGCACCGCCCGCGGTATCTCGAACCCCTCCATGCTGAGCGCGGCCCCCAGGCTGCGGTAGTGCGCGGCGACCTTGAGGAAGACCAGGATCAACAGCGGGATGAACAGCAAAACGAGCCACGCGCCATGGATGAACTTCACGCCCACCACCACCAATAACACCATCGCCGTGGTTGCCGCGCCCATCCCATTGACGATCGCGCTCACCCGCCAGCCGGTGGTGCGCAGCCTGAGCCAGCGCCGCACCATCCCCGCCTGCGACAGGGTGAAGGAGATGAAAACCCCCACCGCATAGAGCGGAATCAGGTCATGGGTCTTGCCGTGGAACAGCACCACCAGGCCGGCGGAGAAGAGCCCCAGCACTACGATGCCGTTGTTGAACACCAGGCGATCGCCGAGGTTGGCGAGCTGGCGCGGGGCGAGGCCGTCGTGGGCAAGAATCGAGGCGAGCCGCGGGAAACCGGTAAAGCTGGTATTGGCGGCGAGGACGAGCACCATCATCGTCGCGGCCTGAAGGACGTAGTAGAGCAGGCCCTGGCCGAAGGCGGCGCGTCCCAGCTTCGAGAGCACCGTTTCGTGGCCGCCCGGGTGGATGTGGAAATATTGGCCCAGCAGGGTGATGCCGAGGAACAGAGCGATACAGATGCCCGCCATCCACAGCAAGGTCGTCGCCGCGTTGCGCGATTCCGGCGGCCGAAAAGCGGGCACGCTGTTGCTGATGGCCTCGATGCCGGTGAGAGCGGCGCAGCCCGAGGCGAACGCGCGCAGCAAGAGGAAAAAGGTCAGCGGCCGTGCCACCTCGACTACCGGATTTGTCACCGCTGCCACCGGCCCGGCCCCGAACGCCAGGCGCGCCGTTCCCACCATCACCAGCAGCCCGGCGCTGAACACGAACAGGTACGTCGGCCCGGCGAACAGCTTGCCCGATTCCCGGACCCCGCGCAGATTGGCGAGGGTAATGAAGGCGATGAACAGCACACACAGGCCGACGCGGTG is a window from the Armatimonadota bacterium genome containing:
- a CDS encoding APC family permease, translated to MAGLGGFLRRLLLGERLPTSRAAHERLPKLLALPVFASDAISSCAYATEEILLALAVAGPSALGFSPWIGAAISTLFAIVAISYRQTVMAYPSGGGAYAVARDNLGLPAGMLAASALLTDYVLTVAVSIAAGVAAVISAAPTLAEHRVGLCVLFIAFITLANLRGVRESGKLFAGPTYLFVFSAGLLVMVGTARLAFGAGPVAAVTNPVVEVARPLTFFLLLRAFASGCAALTGIEAISNSVPAFRPPESRNAATTLLWMAGICIALFLGITLLGQYFHIHPGGHETVLSKLGRAAFGQGLLYYVLQAATMMVLVLAANTSFTGFPRLASILAHDGLAPRQLANLGDRLVFNNGIVVLGLFSAGLVVLFHGKTHDLIPLYAVGVFISFTLSQAGMVRRWLRLRTTGWRVSAIVNGMGAATTAMVLLVVVGVKFIHGAWLVLLFIPLLILVFLKVAAHYRSLGAALSMEGFEIPRAVRHAVIVLVPGLHRGVIDAVLYAKSIDPECQAVFVEIDPAETARVQEQWLRYRVGMPLTVLKSPWRSLTEPILHYIRTVRTEKGVDLVTVVIPEFATTGWWHRLLHNQSGLMIKFALMFEPGVVVTNVRYHVEQS